The DNA window ATAAACGTTGTGTGTGCTCCTCGATATATGTTAAAACCATCTGTAGCTGCTTTTGATAAGCAGcagatttctttttctctcgATGCAGCTCGGTGGATAGCTCTCGGATTTTGAGATCTTTCTCATCCTGCAAGAAGAGAACAGTTATTTCATGTCATGCAAATACAAGCTTTTGGAAGAGATGACAGGAACAGTTAAATTAATGAAGATCTAAAATTGAAATGCGCGTGATAACAACCATACCATACAAAACTAATCCTGAAACATACCTCACTAAATGCAATCCTGTGTGAGCGGCGAGGTGGTATTTTACTAGGATTAAGATCATGATTGTGTTCTTTTATGAAACCATAAATAACCCATTTTCCTCCATCCTTTGCAGCTATCCTCAACATTGCATTGCATCCCTCCCTTGTGATTGGCCGTGATTGAAAAACTCTGTTTTCTCCCTTTGGACTCTTTCCTCCACGAAAGCCTTCTTTTGAGCAAACAAACTCTCGACCAATTATTGAGTTATCTTTGAGTGACCTACGTGTACGATTGTTACGTATGGTAAAGCCCATTCGTCTGCCATACAACTCATAAAATTCCCTAGCATCCTCTGCTGATTCAAACTCCATTCCGATAAATGGTTCAAATGGCTCCAAACTTACTGGAAAATCTTGAATAGATTGCTGAATTATGTTATCATTTCCATCAAGATTACCAGCTAATTCATCATCTGCTGTTTCTTGGTCATCAAAAGTTTCAGCCAGCCAACATCTATAATTTCTGTTAGAATTAAATTGTTCACCAGAGGTGCTTGCCATCATGAACCTGTCAAAAATTTAGATGTCAAAACCCGAAAGCATTGAAGAAGCAAAAGCAGGTattatattaaatgttttttctgcACCCCCAAGTCTAGATTTCCCCCATAGTTTCACGTGCAAAACAATGCCTGACCATGACGATCATGCAAGGCACACTCGCATGGCATATTTCTCTGCTCAGACTACTCAAGTCAATAAATAAGTGGGTTAGACCTTGGTGATTTCAGTTGGATCTATATGTATAAAATTCTCTATTGAGACACAGCCATCTACTACTATTCTAAGGACAAAAAGAAGAAGGCATCATCATCAAATTTCCCATTCAGGCAAGAAACAAGAAGAGTACAGCACATGGAGACCACGAGAAGGTGACTCAACAGTGTCAGGATAGCGAAAGAGAAGTATATAGACTAGGAAGCCCATAAAGAAAACAAGTATTGTTGAAACAGAAAACAAGCAATGCTCAGCTCCATTTCAAAGAAATCTTGACCAAAATCTTGGTTGATGAACTAGGGTCTACAAAATCTTGACCAGGGTCCTAAATTTTAAGCTCATGGGGTTTCATAGTTTCatatattcaattcaatttgattaaCAACATGGCATTCTCATTTACCAGGTTTAGATCACCAAAAGAACCAAACTTCATTGCATTAGCAAAATCTTCGCAGTCAAATGAGCTCcatttcaaagaaaagaatttgaaaagcatttcaGCTTCTTCCACTTCCTCAATCCATCTCCAACAGTTCAAcacaataaacaaacaaaaaaaggaagacaagaaacaaaacccatcaagaaatttaaaaaagatcacACCTTTCGCGTGTCATTGTATGTATAGTTATCAAGTGGAtgtcagagagagagagtgtgaaaAACACTAACCTTTGGTTTTATCAAAGAATCCCAACCCAAAACTCTCCAACCTTTGGTTGTATGTCAGAGGACTTTCTCAGCTCATTTTCTCTTCCCTCTCTTATATGGAAGCCAGTCAACAGTTTCAAGCTGTGGTGAAAGAAGCATGGCACAGAAGGAAATAGAGAGGAAAGTTCAGTTTCAGGAAACGACATGTAGTCTAGTTGACAGCTGCTGGTTGGAAAGTGGGAACTCTTGTTTTCTAATTCTATAAAATGCATGTGACATGTCGTCTTTTGGAAGAACTAGTCCTTGGTCCCCTTGCAGCAACGGAAATGTTgctatttgtaattttattttgttgctgtatttatcttttctttgtaaaaaaatatttattttttggtagataatattttatttgcttgcatattttaatattggctCACTTAGATATCATCTCTTTAGATCATATTTATGGTATAAAATTTAATACCAACTTCATTTCGAGCTCGAATGGTAGGTTAACGAGTTAActcaaatctattttaaaataatattatttttttaaaaaaaaatttaaacaacatcaatttgaataaaattaaaacaatatcatttttgtaaaaaaaaaaaacctcggaGTTAACCTAGTTGGGTTTCGATTAAATCACGAATTGATATGctaaatcattaaaatttaaccGAGTCAATTTTCAACAAGGTTTAAAGAAAAACCCAACCCGACCAACCACTAAATCGGTGGACTATTAAGTTGATATGCTAAGACAAGTCAAATTTAGTAACTATATTTTCGATACCTaagcttttataaaaaaaattattagtaaaGCTTTTATGAGTCAAAGTCATTCccattgttgaaaaaaaaatctatcacttcattttattttgtaatattatttaataataaattttaatttatataaagactttcaattaatatatttttgtaaaatgttgtaaaaaaaacttctatctTGTTATATGATTAAAGGAATAACACAAAAGTGTAGCAAAGaacaaggaaatgaaaaaaaaattaatttaagaaagtATTAACTATATTAATATAGAAAATCCTTTGCTAGTAAAAATAGCAAAGGAGCTTAGTGCATTATACTTTAGTTAATGaagatataaaaactaattttgctattattaaaaaaaataaaatgaaggtgATTAATCTCTTTCAAATTGAATAAAGAAGTTTATTTTGGATGGTTGTGTAGGTTACAAGTATGTGATTGTGTTAaacttctttattattttatcttcaccATGTTTTTGACCTAATCATATGATTAAGATCAGAAgattggtgtttgtttttttttttagcaaattagatatgaaataccaaaaaaacaaaagtatagTATAAAAATCCACTTAATTTTGCACAATTCCATTGAATAATACTATAGTATTAATCAATCCATATTATTAATCTATTAATTTCCTCCAATAACTCAattattatctaataaaaataaaataaagataataccATGGAAGAAGGGAAAGGATATTAGATAATAcattaaagatataaacataaattaatgCAATACTCACAAAAATATTGCTATCAACTTCTCACGAGAATTTTGTGATGGTTAGGCAATTGGGATTTTCACAAGAATTGTGTGAATTAATTGTTCTAAAAGTAAAAACATCCTTAACCCCAATCTCAAAGTTTTCTTGGTACTCTTTCAAGTCCTTGATTGTGGCATTCACAATTGGTGTGGGACTGCAAGGGAGCAAAGGGTATCCATGGTTGCAAGTAAAGCTAGCTGTAATCTACGGTAATATGGCTTCTGCTACTTGATCAACGCAGCCAAATATCATACATGAAATATCATTAGTTTACTTACAAAACTGAGATTAGGTCAAGCAGATGATTACAAGGCCTCGAAACAATTTGCAACAGGATTATACAACTGGAAGGAATTTTGATGAACTTTCACCTACTAACAAGAGTTGAAATTTGTACAAGATTTACAACGTAATGCCAGGTCTTATGACTAACCTAGGAGCAGCTTCTGGTTTCAGATTCAACTTCTCTAATGTTTTGAACAACACCTTCGAGTGTTCTTAACATGCACATAGTGTGTTCCTCAATGTAAGTCAAAAATGTTTGCAGCTGTTCTCGGCATGCTGCTAACTGTCGGTTCGTATGATGCAACTGGGAGGATAGCTCTCGAATTCTCTCATCCTTTTCATCCTGACAAGATAACAAAAATTGGTTTAGAACTTAGATAGTAACAACTACCAGCAATACCAATACAATCCATGAACAACTATTGCTGATAAGACAATGCGTATAAGAATAAATGAGAGGTATTTAGGACTTCATAGAATAAATGAGAGGTATATTGGACTTATAGCTTAGCATTACTCTGATACACAATGTATCAGCACTTGATGTTTAGAAGCATCTTGTTACAATAAACAGGGATGGAAGTGCAAACTTTTCTACAGTaagctttattaaaatcatgctaaactgaattttttttaaaaggggtCAAAAAATGAAACCCTCTGATATATTCATGGTTTGATGTCAGCTAAATGAACATAGCTCCTTAGAGCAATTTTAGAGTCAATAACTACGCCAATCTTTAGAATATATATAGCGTTTATTCGGCAACGCTTCAAGGTTTAACGACAACCACTGCCGATTTCTATTGGCCACCACAAGTACAAATATGTACAAGGGTAGTGAGGGTGCGTGCATCACAAGGTATGCAAGAAACACAGACGACACTGCATTAACAAAATTGAAGGAACTTACAGTTGTTGgtcgaactttttttttttttttagtttaacgtgggtgtccgggccagcttgcgcgcatctcgactaatttcacgggccctgaagttaatgaccatataaacctccagtgatcatcatatgagcaaccacatggctcgaacctgagaccacagagggagcaaacctcttggtcccaagttaTTACCACTgtaccaccacctagatagttagTCGACTTTTTTTGATGATATTACTAGTGGATGATTATGCTCCCTCGTAAACTTTGTCACCACCCATTTCCCTAGCTTTTCTCTCTTCACCAATATCATTGCCATACAACCCTCCCGTttgctttctctttttctaattttaacttGCCCTGTCTTTTGGCTGCTGAGATTAAATCCTTCTTTATTACAAGCAAGTCGACGAGATATAATTGTTCCATCATGCTCAGACTTACGGGATGATACAATACGAGTAAGAAATCCTTCCTGTTTAGCATATTCATCATAGAAAACTCTGGCAGCATTTTCCGATTCAAATACCATACCTTCATATGGTTCTTGGCTTGTGTCGACTTCACAAACACCAGTTTCACCTCCCACAATACTTTCTGTTGTCACAATTTTGTCTTCCACGAGGGTCTCAATCTCCACTGCAAGTCAATGTCACCAGTTACAATTTATGTTTAACATCACAAGAGGAAAACCTATAAGCTGAAAACTATAACAACTGCATAAAGGAGATAGTACAGGCAGCAAACTGGCAGGTAGTCTCAAGATGTGCATACCATAAATCAATATTCATAATCACCTAAAACAAATTGTTTAGGCATATAAATGTTAACCACAAGCATTCTAAATCTTCATGGAAGCATATTTGATACTCAATTCCAGTCACAAATAAGCAGGAACTTGGAGGTGGGGTGGGGGTTCCAATAAAGTCCCAACCACCCTTTAGAACATCCTGGGCTATGCTCATGCAGCCTAGAATTCTAGCCATTCAGGCGAATCATGCACAGTGTGCCACCAAATCACCGCATGCATAATTCACACGCACACACGGCTAGGACCCAAGACTACATGCAGCTGCAGCTGGCCTAAGTTAAATCCTATACTGAATTGGCGATTTTAATTACTCCAAATCTAGCACTTGTAGTTGACTTACAAAACATTCAGTTTGCACCAAAAAATGGCACCTGACTTCACAATCTCATCTCCCTGTATCTTTCATATTATGACAACAAACGAAACCCTGAACATGGCCTAAAAGATCAACGAAAGGGCTACTTCCCATATCGATATAAGCTACTGATGAATTACTGTATGTGAAATGCACTaaagaacaaagaaattaaCTTACACAATCCAAATTGACGACACTGAAAAGAGAGAACAAAACAATAGAAACTTGCATCTTCACAACTGGGTTCACAGTAAATATAGAATAAATAATCAACGACAGCACATAGTTCACAACTTTAAGTTTAATTCAcacaaaaagaccaaaaaaaacacaaatttaatcTCTAGTTTACCAGGCTTAGCAATTAAATGGAGCTCAACAGATATAAAGTTCATAGCTTTATGTACTAAACAGAAGAGAAAAAGGCTTTCTTTGCTTAATTTTCCCAGGGCCAAACAGAGAAGTGTAAAGAGAGATAGATATACTTGATTTTTAAGCtgggtttttgttgttgttaccGTGTGCTGCTTTGTTTGTTAGgaagatataataataataatttaagttttattttttaagaatgtcttatttttttccttttccgaaataaaataaaaagaaaaggaatgacATGtcgtaaaataaatttatgttgtctGGTGGCAtgaaaactcttcaaaattaccTTCTAATGCCCTCTCTTAATTCTGGGTCTCTCTGATCTTTGCTGCATCAAGTAAGTTACAATCTTCCTCTATCTGTGtctgttttaatttaatctttcattCAATCATACAAAAAGTTTGGATATTTTATGGCAAGGTATAGTTCACTTTTATTGCTTAATGCTATAAAGCTGccatctatttatttattttttcattttgttagcGGGTTTTGATTTGAGAAGAGAAAGTTTGAATTTTGTGGCTTCttgatgttgttttgatatatgGTCTGATTGGTTTCTGAGAAATGAGAGGAAAGTGAAAGAGAGAGGAAACAATAGTAAATGAAGCAGTTGTTGTTAatgttgtttgttgttttgtttactgTTGAATTATGTTCTTGACATGAAAAGTTGGGTTTTGTTTGGTGAGAAGTTTAGTTTATTCTTAACTTGGTTTTAGCTGCTACAGAGAAGAGTGAGCTAtgctatttttggtttgttCTCGTCAACTTTTGAGCTTAATTTTAATAGATGAACAGGTGTTTAAAAGGTAATGGTGAATGGTGTTGTTGTGTGGCAGTGGATATAGATGAGGGAATTGAAATAGTAGAGAGCTCTGTTGGAAAAGAAATGGTTGAAAACGCTGGAAAAGATACGGTTGTAGAACCACATAAGGGCATGGAGTTTGAATCAGAAGATGCCGCGAAGGTATTCTATTATGAATATGCTCGGCAGATAGGGTTTGTAATGCGAGTAATGTCTTGTCGTCGTTCTGAAAGAGATGGGAGGATTCTTGCCAGGCGACTTGGGTGTAATAAGGAGGGTTATTGCGTGAGCATTCGAGGGAAATTTGGAAATGTTCGAAAGCCACGCATGAGTGCTAGAGAAGGTTGCAAGGCAATATGGTTCATGTTAAGTTTGATAAGTCTGGAAAATGGGTGGTAACGAAATTTGTAAAGGGCCATAATCATCCACTCATAGTAGCTCCACGTGAAGCACGTCAAACAATGGTGAGTTTTCACTCTGTCATTAAATCATGACTTGCTGCTTCCTTGCTTTACCATCTAGATACGTCTTTGATACGTGATTCTGTAGCCTTATTCTCtgcaaattaaaataaggtcttaaggaaaatatttaaatccttgaagaaaacttttgccttttctattctttatttGGCCCTCAATATCACATGCTATTCAAGAAACCAGACTAATGAACTGGGACgtagtcaatatatatatatgtgcttGGGAGGAAGATTTCTCATGCATTGAGGAGTGCAAGGATGATTTCTGCATATCAGACGTGATCCGGGTTGTGTTTTATCTTACTTTGTAGGAtgcaaaagacaagaaaaatcaagaactaACCGCTGAATTGAGAAATAAGAAGCGGTTATGTGCCACTTACCAAGAACAGATAACTGCATTTATAAAAATCGTTGAAAAATTTCTGGTATTTTACTggcaattatattttatatctcaGTCTGAGAGGTTATAAatgaacaacaataataatacgTAAATAGACCAATTATGGAAAATTTAATCCCAGGTATCAGTCAttcactaaaataaaataaaataaaacagtcctgttattattgattttattaagatttttgtaCTTGAGTAATTCGATTACATAACCTTACATACCACATGTTAAAGCTAGAttggtaaaaagaaaatacataaaactTATTTATCCGTAagctacatatatatatatagacaaataTTGCATGAGGAAAttcaattaatgataaaaaatttataactcgCAACGCTTTTATATAACATCTAGTTATTATCTggagaagataataataataataaaaaatctgagagaagagaggagaaacaTGTTTAATTcacttcaaaatttatttagaaatgtttctgtttttttttatatctgtttttttttttttttatctataagcACTAATTAATCAAATACGATATTAGGGTTTCCGGAAATAATCAAAATGcaagtcaccaaagaattcaccactttatttaaaaaagaaattgtgttaattattttgcTTGCCTTAGGCATGCATGCGACAGGATGAAAACCTTGCTTTCCTCCTCACAacttttcttgcaatcaaacttGTATTCCAACGTAACAGCAGCTTCTGTCGAAACCACCATTGCAAAAAGTCATTACAGATTCTCTCACGGCAGTACGGTCCAATTGTTTCTCTTAAATTAGGCTCCAGGGCTCCTGTTATTGTATCTTCTGTATCAGCTTCTGAAGAATATTGTTTCATCAAGAATGAGAGCATATTTAGCCAGCAGGCCTGAGAGCCATCATTGGAGCTACAACTATACTGCCTTTTTTATGGGGCTCCATATGTCCCTCTCTGGCGTACCCTCCGGCGCTTCTCAACCGTTATCTCGAGGCTGCCTGGATAGATCTCCTGCCATCACCGAAGAAATCCGCAACCTTCTCCGCCTAATTCTGTCTATAGTCTCCGGTGGCGGAGACAGAAGGTGGACTTGAATTATTTCCTCACAATTACCTCTCTCAATATTATAGTTACGAGGATGAATGCTGGAAAGAAGCGGGTAGAGGACGAGCAGGCTGCTTCTATAGATTCAGACAAGCAGTTCAGATTCGATGAACTAGAATAATATTTAACCATCACTTATCAACAATATGATTTTGATTCTTCTCTTGCTCGTGATTGATTAATTAGTTCAAGTCTCTTGTAttcattgatattttgttttggtttgctaggattcaaatctttttatttaaagataattttcgCAAGCCAAgcaattaataataacattatatatatcaaactctatattttaatattaaaaaagcttatttaattatacatgaAAGTTAAGATGAGATAAATTAAGTAGTTAATATCACATGAGTgaactaaatttaattaagtgaaaatcaaaataagatatATAGATTAATAAAGAAGTTAATATATTCCATAAATGAGCtgaagttataaaatatttatgtatgaattaataagtttaataggttatatataaatatatcccAGAGATATTCTAGGATTCTGcaatttgattttagattttacaATTTGTAATTAAATGAGCAAGAAAACATAACATCATGGGCTAGTGGGATAACAGGAAGGTTATCGCAGTTGCAAATTTCTAT is part of the Populus trichocarpa isolate Nisqually-1 chromosome 7, P.trichocarpa_v4.1, whole genome shotgun sequence genome and encodes:
- the LOC18100847 gene encoding protein FAR1-RELATED SEQUENCE 5 translates to MMASTSGEQFNSNRNYRCWLAETFDDQETADDELAGNLDGNDNIIQQSIQDFPVSLEPFEPFIGMEFESAEDAREFYELYGRRMGFTIRNNRTRRSLKDNSIIGREFVCSKEGFRGGKSPKGENRVFQSRPITREGCNAMLRIAAKDGGKWVIYGFIKEHNHDLNPSKIPPRRSHRIAFSEDEKDLKIRELSTELHREKKKSAAYQKQLQMVLTYIEEHTQRLSLKAEVVANKVKELESEEPEDPDSD